Proteins from a single region of Chloroherpeton thalassium ATCC 35110:
- the lptC gene encoding LPS export ABC transporter periplasmic protein LptC gives MKKTPFALLLLVFSTTFFACSSKDSRPKIQTTYIGDNAPVQETWNAEVTFSDSGRVKAILHIKHSAQYRRRNLDEREIDGGFRVDFYNRQGEFTTVLTAERAKIHPSNDMEAFENVVITSNDSTIVRTDYMKWSHNEQKISSNKFVTITKPNEVLRGYGFESDQNMKHYRIFRASGETTIEDDTK, from the coding sequence ATGAAAAAAACGCCTTTTGCCCTTTTGCTGCTCGTTTTTAGCACGACTTTTTTTGCTTGCTCTTCAAAAGATTCTCGTCCAAAAATCCAAACCACTTACATTGGCGATAACGCGCCCGTCCAAGAAACCTGGAACGCAGAAGTGACTTTTAGCGACTCGGGTCGAGTGAAAGCGATATTGCACATTAAACATAGTGCGCAATATCGGCGGCGCAATTTGGATGAGCGTGAAATCGATGGTGGCTTTCGCGTGGATTTTTACAATCGCCAAGGCGAATTCACCACCGTTTTAACGGCAGAACGCGCAAAAATTCACCCCTCTAACGACATGGAAGCCTTTGAAAATGTGGTGATCACGTCAAACGATTCAACCATTGTTCGCACCGATTACATGAAATGGTCGCATAACGAACAAAAAATTAGCTCGAACAAATTTGTGACCATCACCAAACCCAACGAAGTGTTGCGCGGCTATGGTTTTGAAAGTGATCAAAACATGAAACATTATCGCATTTTTAGGGCCAGCGGAGAAACAACTATCGAAGACGACACGAAATAA
- a CDS encoding OmpH family outer membrane protein, producing MFYNKETQKSFLKGTFVASFLGLFLLAGTAFVKQDDQRIGYVDSEKIMQQMPEAKGAEAELQKTAQRWEVEFSQLKKEYEDLLSDYDRKQATMTASAKEQKEKEIIQKQQVLQEYQQKKLGRGGELERKQAELLKPIREKAIGAIERTAKKHGYTMVLDKSSIVSTVLYADKKDDLTFKVLDELNK from the coding sequence ATGTTTTATAACAAAGAAACTCAAAAATCTTTTCTTAAAGGAACTTTTGTTGCAAGCTTTCTCGGCTTGTTTTTGCTTGCCGGAACAGCTTTTGTAAAGCAAGACGATCAAAGAATCGGCTATGTTGATTCGGAAAAAATCATGCAGCAAATGCCGGAAGCAAAAGGTGCGGAGGCAGAACTTCAGAAAACAGCACAGCGCTGGGAAGTTGAATTTTCGCAGCTGAAAAAAGAATACGAAGACTTGCTGAGCGATTACGACCGCAAACAAGCAACCATGACCGCGTCGGCAAAAGAGCAAAAGGAAAAAGAAATCATTCAAAAGCAGCAAGTGCTTCAAGAGTATCAACAAAAAAAGTTGGGCCGTGGCGGAGAGCTGGAACGCAAACAAGCCGAGCTTCTGAAACCAATTCGTGAAAAGGCGATTGGCGCAATTGAAAGAACCGCCAAAAAACACGGCTACACCATGGTGCTCGACAAAAGCAGCATTGTTAGCACCGTGCTTTATGCAGATAAAAAAGATGATTTAACCTTCAAGGTTCTTGACGAGCTTAATAAGTAA
- a CDS encoding OmpH family outer membrane protein, which translates to MTLSYLKPAIIFLTCLFFFNKQAAVAQQKIGYVESDKIMAAMPEFSDLQGKLSAYELQWKNEIAKKRSSLDSLFKDYQSKEILYTEVLKESKKKEILKFEQEIAAYQNQKFGVSGEYFKKQTELMKPIQTRIFNAMKMLARDENYDFVFDKSGEILLLYTNEEYNLTQKVIDIVTGKVVLDATE; encoded by the coding sequence ATGACTCTTTCATATTTAAAACCAGCCATAATTTTTTTAACTTGTTTATTTTTCTTTAACAAGCAAGCGGCTGTTGCTCAGCAAAAAATCGGATATGTTGAATCCGACAAAATTATGGCGGCGATGCCTGAATTTTCCGACTTGCAAGGAAAACTCTCCGCATACGAGCTTCAATGGAAAAATGAAATCGCCAAAAAACGCAGCAGTTTGGATAGCCTTTTTAAAGATTATCAATCGAAAGAGATTCTTTATACCGAGGTACTGAAAGAAAGTAAGAAAAAGGAAATTCTGAAGTTTGAGCAAGAGATTGCCGCGTATCAAAATCAGAAGTTTGGCGTCAGCGGCGAGTATTTTAAAAAGCAAACAGAATTGATGAAACCAATTCAAACACGTATCTTCAACGCGATGAAAATGCTGGCGCGAGACGAAAACTACGATTTCGTGTTTGATAAATCTGGAGAAATTCTTTTGCTCTATACAAATGAAGAGTATAACCTAACCCAAAAAGTTATTGATATCGTTACAGGAAAAGTTGTTCTGGACGCAACAGAATAA
- a CDS encoding bifunctional nuclease family protein, with product MKKVQVEILGLSTSPHNNGAYALILFEVGGKRKLPIIIGGFEAQAIALKLENIKAPRPFTHDLIKSLVDTFNIGITEVTIDELRNETFFAKIVCEMNGLTHEIDARPSDAIAVAVRCEAPIFVSEEVMNEAGITDEGKEEPETSTPATRPSSEKKVSSSPAPQAHTNIEGELADLKSKLEEAVQKEDYEKAAKIRDQIQRLSSNS from the coding sequence ATGAAAAAAGTTCAAGTTGAAATTCTGGGCTTATCGACAAGCCCGCATAATAACGGCGCTTATGCGTTAATTTTGTTTGAGGTTGGCGGGAAACGAAAATTGCCCATCATTATTGGCGGGTTTGAAGCACAAGCTATTGCGCTTAAGCTTGAAAACATCAAAGCACCTCGCCCGTTCACGCATGACTTAATCAAAAGCCTGGTGGATACATTTAACATTGGAATTACAGAAGTCACCATCGATGAACTTCGTAATGAAACCTTCTTTGCTAAAATCGTCTGTGAAATGAACGGCCTCACGCATGAAATTGATGCACGCCCAAGCGACGCGATTGCGGTTGCCGTTCGCTGCGAAGCGCCTATTTTTGTTTCCGAAGAAGTGATGAACGAAGCTGGCATTACAGACGAAGGAAAAGAAGAACCGGAAACCAGCACGCCGGCCACGCGCCCTTCATCTGAGAAAAAAGTTAGCAGTAGCCCAGCGCCTCAAGCACACACAAATATAGAAGGCGAACTGGCCGATTTGAAATCAAAGCTTGAGGAAGCTGTTCAAAAAGAAGATTACGAAAAAGCAGCCAAAATTCGCGATCAAATCCAGCGGTTGTCGAGCAACTCGTAA
- a CDS encoding electron transfer flavoprotein subunit alpha/FixB family protein: MPNILVFIEQRENRIKPASLEALSKATELLRTSGGTLSAVLIGAKEIREQADILGNYGASVVHVFADPQLETYSANTYARLIAETATSAGAEAVFFSATAMGKDLAPRVAVRLQAGIASDCIALELDEKKAIAKRFVYSGKLISTIELTSAIKVVSLRPNSFSIVETKTTRHETKLHDYKPEPFDLKTIVKEIRSLPGKLDVTEADIVVAGGRGMQSEAHFKLIEDLASVLGGAAGASRAVVDLGWRGHSEQIGQTGKVISPKLYIACGISGAIQHLAGIASSKTIVAINKDKDAPIFQVADYGLVGDALEIIPEFIAEMTRVNAEN; encoded by the coding sequence ATGCCTAACATTTTAGTTTTTATAGAGCAGCGCGAAAATCGAATCAAACCGGCGTCGCTTGAGGCGCTTTCAAAAGCAACTGAACTGCTGAGAACCTCAGGAGGAACACTCAGCGCAGTGCTCATTGGCGCGAAAGAGATACGCGAACAAGCTGATATTTTGGGAAACTACGGCGCCAGTGTCGTGCATGTTTTCGCAGATCCGCAACTTGAAACTTACTCAGCCAACACCTACGCGCGCTTAATCGCCGAAACGGCAACATCCGCTGGCGCTGAGGCCGTTTTCTTTAGCGCGACGGCAATGGGCAAAGACCTTGCACCGCGCGTGGCCGTTCGACTTCAGGCAGGCATTGCCAGCGACTGCATCGCGCTCGAACTTGATGAAAAAAAAGCGATTGCCAAACGGTTTGTTTATTCGGGAAAACTGATTTCCACAATAGAACTAACCAGTGCAATTAAAGTGGTGAGCTTGCGACCAAATTCATTTTCGATCGTAGAAACCAAAACCACACGACACGAAACCAAGCTTCACGATTACAAACCTGAGCCATTCGACCTGAAAACAATAGTCAAAGAAATTCGATCCTTGCCAGGAAAATTAGATGTGACCGAAGCGGATATCGTGGTCGCCGGCGGACGCGGCATGCAAAGCGAAGCGCATTTTAAACTCATTGAAGATCTTGCCAGCGTGCTCGGCGGCGCGGCTGGCGCAAGTCGCGCAGTTGTGGATCTTGGCTGGCGCGGGCATTCGGAGCAAATCGGGCAAACCGGAAAAGTAATTTCGCCGAAGCTTTACATTGCTTGTGGCATTTCGGGCGCAATTCAACATTTGGCAGGCATTGCTTCCTCAAAAACGATTGTAGCCATCAACAAAGATAAAGACGCACCGATCTTTCAAGTTGCCGATTATGGCCTTGTTGGCGACGCGTTGGAAATTATTCCGGAATTCATTGCAGAAATGACGCGCGTAAACGCTGAAAATTGA
- a CDS encoding electron transfer flavoprotein subunit beta/FixA family protein — MNLAVCLTQVPDTAARLKISTDSQTIDSEGISFVLNPYDEYALEEALQVKGSVLGARVTVFCVGDDSFQPTIRKAFAMGADDAVLIENQTYESFDVANALANVIRAQFNGLPDIIFLGKESIATNDAQVGAMLGELLQMPAVCVVTSFKLEGSLAKLEREIEGGSELLEIELPLILTAQKGLNLPRQPNMKGMMLAKKKQILKQTADMSAAGKTHNTKLELPPKKAPGKILETVKQLVDALKHEASVI; from the coding sequence ATGAATCTTGCCGTTTGTTTAACTCAAGTGCCCGATACGGCGGCACGCCTTAAGATTTCCACCGATAGCCAAACCATCGATAGCGAAGGCATTAGCTTTGTGCTCAATCCGTATGACGAATACGCGCTTGAAGAAGCACTTCAAGTGAAAGGAAGTGTTTTAGGCGCACGCGTTACCGTTTTTTGCGTTGGCGACGACAGCTTCCAACCCACTATCAGAAAAGCTTTTGCCATGGGCGCAGATGACGCCGTTTTAATTGAAAATCAAACTTACGAAAGTTTTGACGTAGCCAACGCATTGGCAAATGTCATTCGCGCACAGTTCAACGGCTTGCCTGATATTATCTTTCTGGGAAAAGAATCCATCGCCACAAATGATGCTCAAGTTGGCGCTATGCTTGGCGAGCTTTTGCAAATGCCAGCGGTTTGCGTGGTCACTTCTTTTAAATTAGAAGGTTCACTGGCCAAACTGGAGCGCGAGATTGAAGGCGGCTCGGAACTGCTCGAAATAGAATTGCCGCTCATTTTGACGGCTCAAAAAGGGCTGAACCTCCCGCGCCAACCCAACATGAAAGGCATGATGCTTGCCAAGAAAAAACAAATCCTGAAGCAAACCGCCGATATGAGCGCCGCCGGCAAAACGCACAACACAAAACTTGAATTGCCACCGAAAAAAGCACCGGGGAAAATATTAGAAACGGTTAAACAATTGGTCGACGCATTGAAACATGAAGCGAGTGTAATCTAA